The following is a genomic window from Amycolatopsis sp. BJA-103.
CTGCCGCGGCTCTACGACGCCGACGCCGGGTCGGTCCGGCTGTCCGATGTGGATGTCCGAGAGCTGAGTTTCGCCTCGCTGCGGGAAACCGTCGGTGTGGTGACCCAGGACGGGCACCTCTTCCACGAGACGATCCGGGCGAACCTCGAGTACGCGCGGCCCGGTGTCACCGACGAGGAGATCTGGTCGGCGCTGGACCGTGCCCGGCTGGCCGAGCTGATCCGGGAGCTGCCGGACGGGCTGGAGACCGTCGTGGGGGAGCGGGGCTACCGGCTCTCCGGCGGCGAACGGCAACGGCTGACCATCGCGCGGCTCCTGCTGGCGCAGCCGAGGGTCGTGGTCCTCGACGAGGCGACGGCGCATCTGGACTCGCAGTCCGAGGCGGCCGTCGGCGAGGCGCTGACCGACGCGCTGGACGGGCGGACCGCGCTGGTCATCGCGCACCGGCTGTCGACGGTGCGGGCGGCGGACCAGATCCTGGTGATCGAGCACGGGGAGATCGTCGAGCGGGGGACGCACGAGGAGCTTCTCGCGCGCGAAGGGCGCTACGCGGCGCTGTACCTGACGCAGTTCTCGGAGGAGCCTGCGGTGGCGTGACCGGATGCTAGGAAAGGCCCGTTCCTTGCAAAATTTGCAAGGAACGGGCCTTTCCTAGCACGCCGCGAGGGGAGATCAGGCGAGCGCGGGTGAAGCGAAGGTCGCGTTCACCAGGGCCATCTTGCGCGGATCGTCGCGCAGGAGCGGGCCCATCCGGTTCATCGTGTAGCCGAACGCGATCCCGCTCTCGGGATCCGCGCCGCCGGACGAGCCACCGAGCCCGTCGTGCCCGAAAGCGTTCGGGTTCGGCCCGAAGCCGCGTTCCTCGCTGCCGAGGTAGAACCCCAGCGCCCATTCGTTGCCGAGCCCGCCGACGAGGTCGGCCTCGCGCCCCTGCCCTTCGCGGGCTGTCGCGAGGGCCTGGTCCGAGAGCAGTCGCCCCGAGGCGAGAGCGCCGTAGATCGTCGCGATGGCCCGGGCGGTGCCGTGCCCGTTCAGCGCGGGCAGGATCGCGCGCCGCCACTCGGGGTCGTTGGCGTCGCGGCCCTGGACGCGCGGGTTCGCCAGCGCCGCGAGGGCGGCCGGGCCGGCGTTGGCGAACGCCTGCGTCAGCGACGTCTTCATCTCGGCGCTGAGCACGGGTTCGACGAGGGTGGAGCAGCGTGCGAGGTCGTCGTCGGCGGCCAGGCCGATCTGGAAGTCCGCGTCCAGCGGACCGGCGACGTGCTCGGCGAAGTACGCGCGGACGTCCTGCCCGCTGACCCGGCGGATCACCTCGCCGACGAGGAAGCCGAACGAAAGCGCGTGGTAGCCGCTGGCCGTGCCGGGTTCGAAGAGCGGCGCCTGCGCGGCGAGCAGGCCGGTGATGTGGTCCCAGTCGTACAGTTCCTTGACGGTCACCTGCCGATCGAGGCCGACCCCGGTCACGCCGGAGCGGTGCGAGAGCAGCCAGCGCACGGGGATGTCGCGCTTGCCCGCCGCCGCGAACTCCGGCCAGTACCCGGCGACCGGTGCGTCGAGGTCGAGAAGGCCGGCGTCGGCGAGGTGATGCGCGCAGAGCGCGGTCATGCCCTTGGTGGTCGACCAGACGTTGGTGAGCGTGTCCGCCCGCCACGGGGTCGTCCGGTCCGGATCCGCCCAGCCCGCCCGGAGATCGACGACGGTCTCGCCGCGATGCGTCACCGAGAACGCCGCGCCGAGCTCGTCGCGCAGCGCGAAGTTCTCTTCGAAGGCGGCTCGGACGGGTTCGAAGCCCGCCGCGCATTCACCGTGGATCTCGGTCATGGACACGGGACCTCCTGCGGACACCGACCGGTCGGTATGTGACCGTAGAAGGGCCGCGCGGACGAGTCAAGGGGCTCGTCCGCGCGGGCCTCGGCTACCGGAGGGCGGGAACCCGCGCGCCGTACTTGGCGAGCAACGCGGCGTTGGCCTCGTCGCC
Proteins encoded in this region:
- a CDS encoding serine hydrolase domain-containing protein gives rise to the protein MTEIHGECAAGFEPVRAAFEENFALRDELGAAFSVTHRGETVVDLRAGWADPDRTTPWRADTLTNVWSTTKGMTALCAHHLADAGLLDLDAPVAGYWPEFAAAGKRDIPVRWLLSHRSGVTGVGLDRQVTVKELYDWDHITGLLAAQAPLFEPGTASGYHALSFGFLVGEVIRRVSGQDVRAYFAEHVAGPLDADFQIGLAADDDLARCSTLVEPVLSAEMKTSLTQAFANAGPAALAALANPRVQGRDANDPEWRRAILPALNGHGTARAIATIYGALASGRLLSDQALATAREGQGREADLVGGLGNEWALGFYLGSEERGFGPNPNAFGHDGLGGSSGGADPESGIAFGYTMNRMGPLLRDDPRKMALVNATFASPALA